Within Lolium rigidum isolate FL_2022 chromosome 5, APGP_CSIRO_Lrig_0.1, whole genome shotgun sequence, the genomic segment GAAAGCTAACTCTCCAAACAAACGAGATAAATAACTAAAGCTAACTGTATGTATCACTTATCGTAAACACGTCCTGTGAATGTGATTCGCCTCAAGGCCACTCAAATTTATCTAGTACCATGCTCATAAAAGGTTAGCTTAAAATTCATAGGACATTAATGACCTCAACACTAGAGAAGTATATCCAAGAATGTCATAGTGGATTTGTCACTTGTGCTGTTCAGTGCTAGGAAAATTGAACTAATATGTGTAGTACAAATTCTAAACATTCTAGATAATAAGTTGCACAGCACAAGATAAAATCAAATTCCAGAATATTAGATAAAAACATCCTCAAAACCATTAATTCGAAACAGCAAATCCCCTAGCACATATCTCAGGGACACAAAGCAATCAGTACGAATTTCAGACAGTAAGTAGTACTTGATGGTGTTAAGGTTCCCATAGTACAGAAACACTACAAGCACAAGAACTAATATAGTCTGAAGAAAATAGAGACAAGATACTCGACAAAAGAACCAATCCAGCTTTTCAACAtctatgcaaatgcaaatggatCAGTTAAATCCAGTTTACGGAAGTAGTTGATATACCAATAATTGCGTATATATCTGTCAGTCGTAAAATAAAACCGAGCATCTGTGGAAACCCTGTTCTCTAGCTGAAGCTTCCTGCGTTGTTCTGCCAAGAACTCCTGAGAGTTGTCCTTGGTTCTGATGCCAAGTGTCATCAACTGTAGCAATCTCGCATTCAATACAAAGAATGTCAGAAAGCTAACTTGTGACTTGGTGCCCCGATATTGTTCCAACATAATTGTCTTGAGAGGGATGTCAAGAGGTCCGATAAGATTCATCTGCTTGCGGCGACGCCACGCATTTGTTGGCCCTGCTTGAAACGAGTGCAAAGAGCActgacaaaaataaaaataaaatgagcaATTGACAACATAAGAGATGAACAGAGCAGTCGTTGAAGTATCAATGAAGAATCATCACCTCGATGTGTAACTTCTCCATGCACGGAAAGAATCCCATCAAGTTAATGACTGTATCCAAACTAAGAATATGCATATCAACAACCAAAATCTTGACAGTCCGCACCACTGCAGTTGGGCTATCAACGCGCGATCCCTTTAACAAGCATGTAGGAAAACATCAGGCAATTACAAGTGCAGAAGAAATGTAACTGAATGCACACAGGAATGCAATCCATCAGAAGGCTCGTAGTAAGGAAAGAAGTCGGAAGGCATTGCTACGATGCTACCTGAATAACCGCTGAGCCAAACGAGATTTTGGTGAAGTTGGAAAGGTAGCGCAGGGTCTCCAGTTTCGGTGCGGAGATCACGGATATATGGAGGTGGTAACCACTTTGATCAAGATGGAGCAGGCTCTCAAGACATGGGGCATTCTCAATGACGAGTTCCCCGAACTTGAGCTCATTGCCCCCTGAACTTTTAACATGCACACTGATGCTTCTAAGGCTAAGGGAGTCGATCCGGACGCACCGGAACCCAAAAGTGTGGTCAAGCAGCAAGCGCTCCAGAGCTGGACACCAGGCAATCATGTGGTGCAGTGAACGTTCCGAGATACTGACCATTTCAAGTGTGAGCTGCTTAAGCTGGGGGAACCGGAGGCCTTGAACGGCGGTGCTGTCAGGGAGGTTGCATCTTGTGATGGTGGCAACACGAAGGCTGGCGGTCGAGAGGCGGGAGATTGGCGCGGGCACTCGATACCACAGGCAGTAGGATAGATGAAGCTCTTGCAGATCGCAGAGGGCGGCTGATCGGAGCCACTCGTCCATGGTAGCGTTCATCTGGAGCAGCACACACTCGGTAGCACCTAGGCCCGTGAAGTCGTATATGTCGAACCAGAAgctgcggccggggcctgggtgcGAGGCAAGGATGCGTGATACGACGCCGTGGAGGTGAAGCCGATGCTTGACGAGGCCGCGGCAGTCAAGGTTGAGAGGGGAGGAGCtccagaggtggcgccaccggGAGGCGAGGATCTGGGTGCGCGCGCCGTCTTTGGTGGGGAGGAGGGTGATGATCTCACCGAGGAGGTCGTCGGGGAGGTCGCTGATGACGTCCACGCCTCCACCATCTTCGCCCGCTCCGGGAGCCTCCatttccatctccatctccatgaggcGTAGCGCAGCGCAGCGGtagctagggtttagttgatGGAGGCACAAGGTTGCGGAAGCAAGAGGGCCAGCGGAGGGCGCGACGAGGGTGGCCCGGAATCGCGGGGAGCGGGCatgggcggccggcggcggtgcggtgggggcggccggcggcggtgcgGTGCGGTCGGGTGAGCGAAGACGGAGGAGGTTTCGATGTGTTTTTGGAAACCAGAAATGGAATTTGTTGGAAACCACAAGCGGAACGGAACGGAACGGAATGGCAATTTTTTTCCTTATGCTTCGAAGCGTGCAAGTGTTAGCTATTTGATCGTCTTTCTGCTAAGGCAGTAATTACTTTCATGTCACGTTTAACATAAAAATTGTGTTGCCTCTTTTTTTCCCCATTTTTTCTGGCTCCACTTGGCTCCCATCAGTTCCCCCGACCGAAATTTGTCGTTGGATGGACGAAATTTTCCCAGTCGTGTTCTCAGAGCCCACTTTTTGCCGAATTTGGCCTATTTTTCATCCGGCGTTTTTTATCGCCGGACGGACGAAAATTCCACCGTCGCGTCGCTGGATTTGACCTATTTTTCATCCGGCAATCGCAGGCCGAACCCAACATCCCGAAGAGCGCCTAAGAGCGCCGAATGAATAGAAAAAAGAACGTGGGCCAGGTCTGTCGGCGTCACACCCACAAAGATTTCCCCCACTTCACTCGCCCTGCTCAAACCACCTCATCGCCGCCACCTCGCCGGCGGCACCACCCCGACCCTCTACCGTCCCGTATACGCCGGTAgaaaggcggaggaggaggcgtggtgtgggggtggccggcggcggtgcgGTCGGATGGAAACGGAACACGACGGATCGGAATGGGGATTTTTCTTCCTTATGATTCGATGTGTGCAAGTAGTTCTTCCTTATGCTTCGATTGTCTGCTCCACGTCAAGGTTTTAACCCAGAAAAAAAAGTGAAGAATGTACTCGGATAGATCattaaaaaaattctaaaaactTCGTGAAGAAAAAAGCAAATAAATTAGTACAACATTTATTATATTAGtactacataaataaataaataacaaatTCAAACTATATTGAAAATAGTGACATATAGGACCTCAGGGAGCGCGGAAAGAAGCACCGCCGGCGACGAATTTGTGCGGCGGCAGCGAATTTGCAGTGCTGAAGTAGGGAAGGAGAAGCGCGGGCGCAGGTGAAGTTTCACCGCGGCGGTTGGCTGCGCGAGCGCGAGCGGAACCGTTATTTTTGGGGCGTTGGAGGGAGCACAATGCCACACACGATTTTT encodes:
- the LOC124655655 gene encoding putative F-box/FBD/LRR-repeat protein At4g00315 yields the protein MEMEMEMEAPGAGEDGGGVDVISDLPDDLLGEIITLLPTKDGARTQILASRWRHLWSSSPLNLDCRGLVKHRLHLHGVVSRILASHPGPGRSFWFDIYDFTGLGATECVLLQMNATMDEWLRSAALCDLQELHLSYCLWYRVPAPISRLSTASLRVATITRCNLPDSTAVQGLRFPQLKQLTLEMVSISERSLHHMIAWCPALERLLLDHTFGFRCVRIDSLSLRSISVHVKSSGGNELKFGELVIENAPCLESLLHLDQSGYHLHISVISAPKLETLRYLSNFTKISFGSAVIQGSRVDSPTAVVRTVKILVVDMHILSLDTVINLMGFFPCMEKLHIECSLHSFQAGPTNAWRRRKQMNLIGPLDIPLKTIMLEQYRGTKSQVSFLTFFVLNARLLQLMTLGIRTKDNSQEFLAEQRRKLQLENRVSTDARFYFTTDRYIRNY